In one window of Brassica rapa cultivar Chiifu-401-42 chromosome A07, CAAS_Brap_v3.01, whole genome shotgun sequence DNA:
- the LOC103845956 gene encoding ankyrin repeat domain-containing protein 2B, which produces MASSSENTRDEKNDSKSKSPKQGSGSGGSPSPSPSPADFGIDFNAFDFSSMAGILNDPSIKELAEQIAKDPTFNQLAEQLQKSVPSASSTEGALPNFDPEQYMATMNQVMGNPEFRTMAEKLGNALVQDPQMSSFMEAFANPGATEQFTERMAQMKEDPTLKPILAEIDADPSAMMKYWNDKDVLKKLGEAMGIAVGAEQNVAAEPEPEEAEEGEDEEESIVHQTASLGDVEGLKAALASGGNKDEEDSEGRTALHFACGYGEVKCAQVLVDAGANVNAVDKNKNTPLHYAAGYGRKECVSLLLENGAAVTLQNTDSKTPVDVAKLNNQLDVVKLLEKDAFL; this is translated from the exons ATGGCTTCAAGTTCAGAGAACACCCGTG ATGAGAAAAACGATTCCAAGAGTAAGAGCCCTAAACAGGGATCTGGCTCAGGAGGTTCTCCTTCCCCTTCACCTTCACCTGCTGATTTTGGTATCGACTTCAATGCTTTTGATTTCTCTAGCATGGCCGGTATTCTCAAT GACCCAAGCATCAAGGAACTGGCTGAGCAaattgccaaagatcccacctTTAACCAGTTAGCTGAGCAGCTTCAGAAATCTGTTCCAAGTGCATCATCAACCGAAGGAGCTCTCCCTAACTTTGATCCGGAGCAGTACATGGCTACAATGAATCAGGTTATGGGTAACCCTGAGTTCAGAACCATGGCCGAGAAACTCGGTAACGCCTTGGTACAG gatCCACAAATGTCTTCATTTATGGAGGCTTTCGCTAACCCTGGAGCAACGGAGCAGTTTACTGAGCGTATGGCACAGATGAAAGAAGATCCTACCTTGAAACCTATATTAGCTGAGATAGATGCTGATCCTTCTGCCATGATGAA GTACTGGAATGATAAAGATGTTTTGAAGAAGCTTGGCGAAGCAATGGGTATAGCTGTTGGAGCTGAGCAGAATGTTGCAGCTGAACCTGAACCTGAGGAGgcagaagaaggagaagatgaagaagagtcTATTGTTCATCAGACTGCTAGTCTTGGTGATGTTGAG GGTCTGAAAGCTGCGTTAGCATCTGGTGGTaacaaagatgaagaagacTCTGAGGGAAGAACAGCATTACATTTTGCATGTGGTTATGGGGAG GTGAAATGTGCTCAAGTTCTTGTGGATGCTGGAGCAAATGTCAATGCagttgacaaaaacaaaaacactcCATTGCATTATGCTGCTGGTTATGGACGGAAAGAGTGTGTAAGCCTTCTCTTAGAGAATGGTGCTGCAGT CACTCTGCAAAACACAGACAGTAAAACTCCAGTTGATGTGGCAAAGCTTAACAATCAGCTCGATGTTGTTAAGCTCCTTGAGAAGGATGCTTTCctctaa
- the LOC103845957 gene encoding serine/threonine protein phosphatase 2A 55 kDa regulatory subunit B alpha isoform isoform X2 yields MLMIIISILSQITVSTLLMSSLRKWKIYLVSHGLLFFLSIKQLCIYYCIVCCRGYHISSSKGSIRLIDLALCDSHSKLFEEPDAAGSKLFFTEIIASVSDIKFAKEGRYLLSRDYMTLKLWDINMDSGPVVTFQVHEHLKPKLCDLYENDSIFDKFECCISGDGLRAATSSYSNLFRVFGVSPGSTETATLGASRNPMSLNLSGKKDEIGKHETRQETYDGT; encoded by the exons ATGCTCATGATTATCATATCAATTCTATCTCAAATAACAG TTTCAACATTGTTGATGTCAAGCCTGAGAAAATGGAAGATCTATCTGGTAAGCCATGGTTTACTGTTCTTTCTGTCCATCAAGCAACTGTGTATCTATTACTGCATTGTTTGTTGCAGAGGTTATCACATCAGCAGTTCTAAAGGCTCAATTCGCCTGATTGATCTAGCTTTATGTGATTCACATTCCaaatt GTTTGAGGAACCAGACGCAGCTGGTTCTAAATTGTTCTTCACTGAGATCATTGCTTCAGTGTCAGACATCAAATTTGCAAAAGAAGGAAGATATCTACTTAGCCGTGACTACATGACACTTAAG TTATGGGACATTAACATGGATTCAGGTCCGGTAGTGACTTTCCAGGTTCATGAACATCTGAAACCGAAG CTCTGTGATTTATATGAAAATGATTCCATCTTTGACAAGTTCGAGTGTTGTATAAGTGGTGATGGATTGCGAGCAGCCACAAGTTCCTACAG CAATCTGTTCCGTGTGTTTGGTGTTTCCCCGGGAAGTACTGAGACTGCAACCTTAGGAGCAAGCAGAAATCCAATGAG TTTGAACCTCTCGGGGAAAAAAGACGAAATTGGCAAACATGAAACCAGGCAAGAGACTTATGACGGTACTTGA
- the LOC103845957 gene encoding serine/threonine protein phosphatase 2A 55 kDa regulatory subunit B alpha isoform isoform X1, producing MLMIIISILSQITVSTLLMSSLRKWKIYLVSHGLLFFLSIKQLCIYYCIVCCRGYHISSSKGSIRLIDLALCDSHSKLFEEPDAAGSKLFFTEIIASVSDIKFAKEGRYLLSRDYMTLKLWDINMDSGPVVTFQVHEHLKPKLCDLYENDSIFDKFECCISGDGLRAATSSYSNLFRVFGVSPGSTETATLGASRNPMRRQVPVPSSPYLKNRTRNLNLSGKKDEIGKHETRQETYDGT from the exons ATGCTCATGATTATCATATCAATTCTATCTCAAATAACAG TTTCAACATTGTTGATGTCAAGCCTGAGAAAATGGAAGATCTATCTGGTAAGCCATGGTTTACTGTTCTTTCTGTCCATCAAGCAACTGTGTATCTATTACTGCATTGTTTGTTGCAGAGGTTATCACATCAGCAGTTCTAAAGGCTCAATTCGCCTGATTGATCTAGCTTTATGTGATTCACATTCCaaatt GTTTGAGGAACCAGACGCAGCTGGTTCTAAATTGTTCTTCACTGAGATCATTGCTTCAGTGTCAGACATCAAATTTGCAAAAGAAGGAAGATATCTACTTAGCCGTGACTACATGACACTTAAG TTATGGGACATTAACATGGATTCAGGTCCGGTAGTGACTTTCCAGGTTCATGAACATCTGAAACCGAAG CTCTGTGATTTATATGAAAATGATTCCATCTTTGACAAGTTCGAGTGTTGTATAAGTGGTGATGGATTGCGAGCAGCCACAAGTTCCTACAG CAATCTGTTCCGTGTGTTTGGTGTTTCCCCGGGAAGTACTGAGACTGCAACCTTAGGAGCAAGCAGAAATCCAATGAG GAGACAGGTCCCAGTTCCCTCGAGTCCATATCTAAAGAATAGGACACGAAA TTTGAACCTCTCGGGGAAAAAAGACGAAATTGGCAAACATGAAACCAGGCAAGAGACTTATGACGGTACTTGA
- the LOC103845957 gene encoding serine/threonine protein phosphatase 2A 55 kDa regulatory subunit B alpha isoform isoform X3 has product MTLKLWDINMDSGPVVTFQVHEHLKPKLCDLYENDSIFDKFECCISGDGLRAATSSYSNLFRVFGVSPGSTETATLGASRNPMRRQVPVPSSPYLKNRTRNLNLSGKKDEIGKHETRQETYDGT; this is encoded by the exons ATGACACTTAAG TTATGGGACATTAACATGGATTCAGGTCCGGTAGTGACTTTCCAGGTTCATGAACATCTGAAACCGAAG CTCTGTGATTTATATGAAAATGATTCCATCTTTGACAAGTTCGAGTGTTGTATAAGTGGTGATGGATTGCGAGCAGCCACAAGTTCCTACAG CAATCTGTTCCGTGTGTTTGGTGTTTCCCCGGGAAGTACTGAGACTGCAACCTTAGGAGCAAGCAGAAATCCAATGAG GAGACAGGTCCCAGTTCCCTCGAGTCCATATCTAAAGAATAGGACACGAAA TTTGAACCTCTCGGGGAAAAAAGACGAAATTGGCAAACATGAAACCAGGCAAGAGACTTATGACGGTACTTGA